The Conexivisphaera calida genome includes a region encoding these proteins:
- a CDS encoding sulfatase-like hydrolase/transferase, with translation MRRPNVALIVVDSLREDHSRGLDQLLDVGFVRYENAIAPAPWTLPSHVSMFTGLYPGTHGVHEMYQDVPGLDEVAREGMRRLNYGVAGELMDEGYEMHFVTANLFITPQYGFQRYTRHLTASPYMPEALDWDEFSGLNESFWRNGRNYLRTAREFLSMGKGALLGRAILRGMKLSMGLGLRDKGSSAVLDAVKGMNAHEPYMLFVNLMEAHEPYTPRDLAGSVSAEAAFNAIFAGRVPEDVVAAWRRQYPRHAEYAVERALDVVRALGHRLEDSLVIVTSDHGQLLGDGGIGHGYFLSDGLLRVPLYVKWPTGMRAPRQTGRYVSLAQIPSMIRAAMGDQPAGIGSDVVMAESFGPISMPTGWRSRLPRSALREAFSHRMRIYARGGAATYNAGADRVEDTAGIDVVDASRIARELLGMGTAEELPARA, from the coding sequence ATGCGCAGGCCAAATGTGGCGCTGATAGTCGTCGATTCGCTGAGGGAGGACCACTCCAGGGGTCTGGACCAGCTCCTCGACGTGGGATTCGTCAGGTACGAGAACGCGATAGCGCCGGCGCCCTGGACGCTCCCCAGCCACGTGAGCATGTTCACCGGGCTCTACCCCGGAACGCACGGCGTGCACGAGATGTACCAGGATGTGCCCGGGCTCGACGAGGTGGCGAGGGAGGGCATGAGGAGGCTGAACTACGGCGTGGCGGGTGAGCTAATGGACGAGGGCTACGAGATGCACTTCGTGACCGCGAACCTCTTCATAACGCCTCAGTACGGGTTCCAGAGGTACACGAGGCACCTGACGGCGTCGCCGTACATGCCGGAGGCCCTGGACTGGGATGAGTTCTCCGGGCTCAACGAGTCCTTCTGGCGCAACGGCAGGAACTACCTGAGGACTGCAAGGGAGTTCCTGTCCATGGGGAAGGGGGCGCTGCTCGGGCGCGCGATCCTCAGGGGGATGAAGCTGAGCATGGGTCTCGGCCTACGGGACAAGGGATCGAGTGCCGTGCTGGACGCGGTGAAGGGAATGAATGCGCATGAGCCGTACATGTTATTCGTCAACCTCATGGAGGCGCATGAGCCGTACACGCCGAGGGATCTGGCCGGGAGCGTGAGCGCCGAGGCGGCGTTCAACGCAATTTTCGCAGGAAGGGTACCCGAGGACGTGGTCGCCGCCTGGAGGAGGCAGTACCCGAGACATGCTGAGTACGCGGTGGAGCGGGCGCTCGACGTGGTCAGGGCACTGGGGCACCGGCTCGAGGACTCCCTAGTCATCGTGACGTCGGATCACGGGCAGCTGCTCGGCGACGGCGGGATAGGCCATGGATATTTCCTGTCGGACGGCCTGCTCAGGGTCCCGCTCTACGTCAAGTGGCCCACCGGGATGCGGGCGCCGAGGCAGACTGGACGCTACGTTAGCCTCGCGCAGATACCGTCCATGATACGCGCGGCGATGGGCGACCAGCCAGCTGGCATCGGGAGTGACGTCGTGATGGCCGAGAGCTTCGGACCGATATCGATGCCGACCGGGTGGAGGTCCAGGCTTCCGCGCAGCGCGCTGCGCGAGGCATTCAGCCACAGGATGAGGATCTACGCGCGGGGAGGAGCAGCCACCTACAACGCGGGCGCGGACCGCGTGGAGGACACGGCCGGGATAGATGTGGTGGACGCCTCCAGGATCGCCCGTGAGCTACTGGGGATGGGGACCGCCGAGGAGCTACCGGCGCGCGCCTGA
- a CDS encoding phosphoadenosine phosphosulfate reductase family protein: MNLDGSLARRIAEAAEARGMDPAQYISYLMDKSTPQRRLDLLPMRYKAEVAMAVSRAALESLGKVAVVWSGGKDSTVVLHLFREASSEVARGYDVVFIDHFMHFEETLEFVDRVAAEWGLRIIFKGNERLRGYKYGDEVSVDELDQEDADELLRIGYTARTFRFALNNVAANHLLKTVPMRELVRNDGYEGLAVGIRWDENPARAGEVFFSRRPDPAHIRVHPILPFTERDVWDYTISRKLPVNPLYERGYRSIDDKYETRPSGDRPAWEQDLDGTPERVGRAQDKEGIMELLRRYGYM, encoded by the coding sequence ATGAACTTGGATGGCTCGCTGGCGCGCAGGATAGCCGAGGCTGCAGAGGCCAGGGGGATGGACCCGGCACAGTACATATCATATCTCATGGATAAATCCACGCCGCAGAGGCGGCTGGACCTGCTCCCCATGAGGTACAAGGCGGAGGTCGCCATGGCGGTCTCTCGCGCTGCCCTGGAGTCGCTCGGAAAGGTGGCCGTCGTGTGGAGCGGCGGAAAGGACAGCACGGTGGTGCTCCACCTGTTCAGGGAGGCATCATCGGAGGTCGCCAGGGGATACGACGTGGTGTTCATAGACCACTTCATGCACTTCGAGGAGACGCTGGAGTTCGTGGACAGGGTGGCCGCCGAGTGGGGCCTCAGGATAATATTCAAGGGGAATGAGCGGCTCAGGGGATACAAGTACGGGGACGAGGTGAGCGTGGACGAGCTGGATCAGGAGGACGCGGACGAGCTGCTTCGGATAGGCTACACCGCGAGGACATTTCGCTTCGCGCTCAACAACGTGGCGGCCAATCACCTCCTGAAGACGGTGCCCATGAGGGAGCTCGTGAGGAACGATGGGTACGAGGGGCTCGCCGTGGGGATCAGGTGGGATGAGAACCCGGCGAGGGCGGGGGAGGTCTTCTTCAGCAGGCGGCCGGATCCGGCGCACATAAGGGTGCACCCGATACTGCCATTCACCGAGAGGGACGTCTGGGATTACACGATATCGAGGAAGCTGCCGGTGAATCCGCTCTACGAAAGGGGGTATCGCAGCATAGACGACAAATACGAGACGAGGCCGTCGGGCGATAGGCCGGCGTGGGAGCAGGACCTGGACGGAACCCCGGAGAGGGTCGGGAGGGCGCAGGACAAGGAGGGGATCATGGAGCTCCTGCGCCGCTACGGCTACATGTGA
- the albA gene encoding DNA-binding protein Alba, whose protein sequence is MSSQSQPTNVVLIGKKPPMNYVLAVLTLFQNGQDQVILKARGMAISKAVDVSQILKNRFLKDVEVKDIRIGTEQVDNQQTGGKSNVSSIEIVLQRGA, encoded by the coding sequence ATGTCTTCACAGTCTCAGCCAACAAACGTGGTCCTGATCGGCAAGAAACCGCCCATGAACTACGTTCTGGCCGTCCTCACCCTGTTCCAGAACGGCCAGGATCAGGTGATCCTGAAGGCCAGGGGAATGGCCATCAGCAAGGCGGTCGACGTCTCCCAGATATTGAAGAACCGGTTCCTGAAGGACGTCGAAGTCAAGGATATACGCATAGGAACGGAGCAGGTGGACAACCAGCAGACCGGCGGCAAGAGCAACGTCAGCAGCATCGAGATAGTGCTCCAGCGCGGCGCCTGA